The Euwallacea similis isolate ESF13 chromosome 25, ESF131.1, whole genome shotgun sequence DNA window ataacttttgacctacttattatgaaaaaaaagaaactccTCCTTTTGGGGACCCCATCTGAAGACATACTGTGTACCAATGAAATATGTCTTTTCGGAAACAATGATCTAGATCAGATAGATCCTTGCTTGAAGTAATTTTCCACCAATCGAGTTGATGCTCGATGATCGCAAGCCAGGGCGATGGGTTCAAAATCAACTTATAAGGATTTATACGATCTCGCTCATCGTTTTCAAAAAGGCCTAATATGGAATTTTAATGGATTATCTTACGGTTTACCTCAACCGAACTATAAATCCAGCTTTTACCAACGTAATTTTCACATTATTCAGAACAGCAAAGCATCTTGTGCACTTACCGGGGGTAAAGCATTTATATCCAACATCCTATACAAACTAGACTGAGCGATCTGGCCTGTGCAGGTTTGCACAGTTTCTCCTTCCGCTAGACACTGTATCTTCTTATCGTCAAAAATGGtacctgaaaatttaaaaaaatggatccctgaaattcaaaaaaattatcagaaaatCACCTTGTGGACAACTCAGTACCAAAATCTTGAAATCCTGCTGTCCGTCACTAGATGTGCATTGGTAGAACAAATTACAGTACTTTGGATGTCTTCGGAAACCAGTTGGACAAACCAATGCGATCTGGTCACCCTCCAACTGGCCTATTGGGCATTCAGCCATGTGGGTAGCATTTCCTGTGAAGAAATTGGACATTTGTGTTTGTTTGAGATTGAGTAAGTTGATATAGTGAACGAGTATACAGAATGTTAGGTACATAGGGTTTGTGAATTCGAacgaacttttttaatttgaaatgcaCACTTGGTGATTGTAAACCCATAATTTGTTAGGCAGAGGTGCATATACTCGATTTAAGAATGACTGATTAGTTACTATAAACAGGTTTGTTGGGCAATAGTTCGGTGTAATAATGTCCGCTAATTTTAACCcacaaaatgaaacatataAAATTGACTAAAAACAAAGCATATTGCCCAAGTAATCTGTAATCAATGAATAGCCCAAAATGTGCATAACACATGCTGCTGCTGGTGAAAACAACAAATGGAGGatcataaattatgaaataatctCATAGAAACCTAGTTAGTAGGTACTGTCATGACAAAAACACTTAATGCAGGTGAATGAGTGACCAAACCTTAACATTATAGTGCAACATCAGGCCCATAGGTGCAAAATCCCGAATCATTCATCGACCCAATTTACCTCCGGTGGTGGTACTAAATCCAGTAGTACTTTCAGTATTGTCAAAAGTACTCTGTTCAGTACCTATGTCAATACTTGTGCTGTCTGTATTCTGCTCTGTACTAACCACTTCATGTTCTGTTTGGTTTGAGGGTTCTACTGTCTGCATTGTAAATGGGGTGAATGTGGTGGTACTGCTTACTAAGGTGGTGTCAGGAAGTTCCGTGTTCTCTACAGTACTAGGTGTATTTGGTTCTGAATTAGGCTCAGCTGTAGGAAGCTGTGTGAAAGTCGTCTGCTCTGGCACCATAGTGCTACTCTCAGTGTTAAGTGTTGTTTCATGTGGTCCAAACGTTGTGgtacttaaaatattaatttcttcagtTGTTTGTGTTGTTTGTTCTGGTTGCAGAGAAGAACTCGCAACGACCGATAAAGTAGTACTTTCTAAGGTCGCGTCGGGAAGTTCCGTGTTTTCTACAGTATTTAGCTCTGAGTTAGGCTCAACTGTTGCAAGCTGTGTTAGAGTCGTCTGCTCTGGGACCAAAGTGCTGCTCTCAGTGTTAAGTGTTGTTTCATATGGTCCCAACGTGGTGGTACTTAGTGtatttatttcttcagttATTTGTGTCGTTTGTTCTGGTCGCAGGGAAGAACTCTCGACGACCGATAAAGTACTACTTTCAGGAACAGATGAATTTTCTGTGGAAATGGTAGTACTTTCTCTTTCAGTAAAGCTTTGGTCCGCAGTGGTACTTTCCACCGTAACAGGTGAGGTATGATCAGTTTCAGTACTCTCAGTAATTAGTGTTGTAGTAGTTCCACTATCTGCAACTATTGTAGTGTCAATTGCATGCAATTGTTGTGTACTACTTTCGGTGTATGGCAGGAATGTGGTAGATTCAGTGTTTTTGTCTGATTCAATGCTAAATGTGGCAGTTGTATTTGGTAGAGTAACAGTTTCAGTAGAGTCTATAATCAGAGAACTGCTTTCAGTGACCACAGTTTCTACAGGGGTTGTACTAGTTTCTGTGTAAGTAGGTGTTAAAGCGGtacttaaaattgtaataGTTTCTGTAGTTGAAATAGCCGGAGATTCTGTATTAAAAGTTAAGTCAGTAGTGCTCACTACATCTGTAGTAATTGTGTGATCTGTAATTATTGTTGATGTACTTTCGCTAAGTTCAGTGGTGCTTTGAATATCGGAACCTGATAGTGTCAACTCTGTAGTACTCATAGTACTCAATGATCCAAGTTCATCGAGTGTGGGAAAGATTTCTGTAGTAGTGGGTTCTGAAGTTGGTATTGTGGTTTCTATAGTAGGCTCAGTAAATGCACTAACTGTAGATCCAATTTCCTCATTAGTAGATATACCAGTCACATCTAAGGTGGTGGTAgactcaaaataaaatgtagtacTTTCAGTACTGTACTCTGAAGTGTAATCTGTGGTGAGGAGTGTTGTTGGCTCATTAATCAGTGTGCTTGTTGTGAGTAAGGTAGTACCAAAAtctacattaaattaaatttgatttacatTCGTTTTTTCAATTAGTGGTCAGTGCTTAAGACAATGCGATTAAAATTGGATTACTTACCCTCAGTAGTACTCTCAGTTTCTGAAAGCGGAGTACTCGTTGACCAACTAGCAGTTGGTCTTGCAGTACCTGAAGACTCTTCCTTTATTGGGTAACCTGTAGTGGTAGTGGTAATTTCCGAGCCAGGTAAGGTGGTAccctaaaaacaaaaacataaaacctttctctaaaaaaacagaattacATACTACTAGAGAAGGTTCTTGACTTCTACAAACACCTTCCACCTCCCAAGGATGATTGCAAGTGAGTCTTTGCTGATCCCAAACAGTCCCAGGACCACAAGAGAATTCATGCTGGATGTACCCACCACGCCCATTCGCCACACACCTGTAAAACTTGGAACAATTTTGCTCATGTCCTAAATAACCGTCTTGAGTGCATGATCCACTTGAAGTCGGAGATGTTTCATTGAGGGCTGGAGGTAATTGATCAATACTACCAGGACCTGATTGAGCAGGAATGATtcaattgttatttttggaaatttaattagcgCATTTACCTTCAGGAGCCTGCGGAGACATTTGACTGCATCTTCCTCCAACAGCCGAAGGATGATTGCAAGAAAAGATGCTTTGATCCCAGACAGTTCCCGTACCACAAGTGTACTCGTACTTGGTCAAAACCTGTCCACTGTTCACGCACCTGTAGAACTTTGCGCAATTCTTCTCGTCTTCCACATAGCCTTCTTTAACACATTGATTATTGACAATTTCTCCAGGGTAAACTTGTTCAGTATTAGTCTGGTTTTTACAATTGCATGGGCGGTCTACCGAACTTGTATTTTGACCAGTTGGTTGAGTGACACTGGATGTTCCAGTACCACTTGGCTGGTTAGGATATGGTTCATTAGGCCTTGATTGATTTGGATCAGGTTCTTGAGTGATTCCAGTTGGTTGTTGAGGACCACTGGTTTGGTTGGAGACATTCGTTGGGTTTGGTGTGGTAGgttgattaaaatttgatgGTTGACTGGGACCACTTGGTCGAGACTCTTCTTGTCCAGGGTTGACTATACCAGGTTGAGCAGAATAACAACTTCCTCTTACAGCATAAGGATAATTGCAAGTTTGAGTATCTTGGTCCCAAACGGTGGCATCACCACAATTATAGTCATATTTAGTGAAGCCTCCCCTTCCATTATCAACGCATCTGTAGAATTTCTTACAATTTCGTTGATCACCAACAAAACCACTAGAGGCGCACAGGTCATTAATTAACTGACCAGGTCTCTCGGTGGTTGGTCTAGTTGGTTGACCGGTTGGTGATCCCGGCTGTTGAGTTGGTCCACTAGGTAGGTTGGGTTGGCTTGGGCCTATAGGTTGTGATGGTTTATTTGGATACGTTGGTTGACTTGCCGTTTCTGGTTGGTATGGTTCATTAGGTTGGGCTGGTCCTGTAGCTTGAGATGGTCCATTTGGATAAGTTGGCTGATTTGGATTACTTGGTTGATTTGAAGTTCCAGTTTGAGTGGGTTGAATATTgtctaagaaaaataattgttgtgTTCTTCTGTATTAACGAATTCTTAGAGATTTCAGGCCTTACCAGGAGAGGCTGATTGATAGCAATTTCCAGAAGCCAAGAAAGCATGGTTACAGGACAAAATGCTCTGATTCCAGACTGTTCCATTCCCACAAAGATACTCATATTTGATGTAACCTCCCTGGCCATTTTCAACGCATCTGTAGAATTTCTGACAATTCTGATTGTCACCTATGAAACCTTCTTGAGAGCATAGATTGTTAGTCAGTTGTCCCTGAGTAGCAGAGCCAGCTGGGCTCGTAATGGATGTAGTTCCTTGACTTCCAGTACTGCCACCAGTTGGTTGCTGAGCACCTTGTTGGTTCCATCCTCCTTGGTTTTGCGACGTACCTATGTAGagcctcaaattaaaaattgttcaaagaataattaaataattttacttaCTACCAGTTGTAGTACTGCCTTGATTTCCAGGAGTGGTTCCAGATTGTTGCTGATTGGAACCTGACCCTGTTTGCTGTTGTGATCCTTGTTGGTTCCATCCTCCCTGATTTTGTGATGTACCTTTGAGTTAACTCTCATTAATCTTTATCcacaaaagtgaaaaaatttgCCTTACCGCTATTCAAACTTCCTTCTTGATTTCCAGATGGTTGCTGATTGGGGCCTGTTTGCTGCTGAGGACCTTGTTGGTTCCATCCTCCCTGATTTTGTGATGTACCTTTGAATTGCCTCTCATTAACCTTTATCCACGAAAGTAAGAAGATTTGTCTTACCGCTATTTGAACCACTTCCTTGTGTTCCAGATTGTTGTTGATTGGAACCTGATCCTGTTTGCTGTTGCGATCCTTGTTGGTTCCACCCTCCCTGATTTTGTGATGTACCTTTGAATTGACTTTCATTCATCTTTATCCACagaaatgagaaaatttgTCTTACCGCTATTTGAACCACTTCCTTGTGTTCCAGATTGTTGTTGATTGGAACCTGATCCTGTTTGCTGTTGTGATCCTTGTTGGTTCCATCCTCCCTGATTTTGTGATGTACCTTTGAGTTAACTCTCATTAATCTTTATCcacaaaagtgaaaaaatttacCTTACCGCTATTCAAACTTCCTTCTTGATTTCCAGATGGTTGCTGATTGGGGCCTGTTTGCTGCTGAGGACCTTGTTGGTTCCATCCTCCCTGATTTTGTGATGTACCTTTGAATTACCTCTCATTAACCTTTATCTACGGAAGTAAGAAAATTTGGCTTACCAGCATTTGAACTTCCTCCTTGATTTCCCGATTGTTGCTGATTGGGGCCTGTTTGCTGCTGAGAACCTTGTTGGTTCCATTCTCCCTGATTTTGTGATGTACCTTTGAATTGCCTCTCATTAACCTTTATCCACGAAAGTAAGAAGATTTGGCTTACCGCTATTTGAACCACCTCCTTGTGTTCCAGATTGTTGTTGATTGGAACCTGATCCTGTTTGGTGTTGCGATCCTTGTTGGTTCCACCCTGCCTGATTTTGTGATGTACCTTTGAATTGACTCTCATTAGCCTTTATCCACagaaatgagaaaatttgCCTTACCGCTATTTGAACCACCTCCTTGTGTTCCAGATTGTTGCTGATTGGAACCTGACCCTGTTTGCTGTTGCGATCCTTGTTGGTTCCACCCTCCCTGATTTTGTGATGTACCTTTGAATTGACTATCATTAGGCTTTATCCACAGAAGTGAGAAAATTTGCCTTACCGCTATTTGAACCACCTCCTTGTGTTCCAGATTGTTGGTGATTGGAACCTGATCCTGTTTGCTGTTGAGATCCCTGTTGATTCCAGCCTTCTTGAGTTTGCATGGTACCTATAAAGAGTTCTAGCTTTATAAACATGCGAATAAAATTATCCGTAGTATTACCTCCTTGATTTGATCCTGTTGGAGACGTAATTCCAGTCTGAGCTGAGTAGCACCTCCCTCTCACAGAGTGCGCGTAGTTACACGTTTGCAATCCATCATCCCAAACTGTTCCATCCACACAAGTAAAGTCATACTTTATGTAACCTCCTTGACCATTTTCTACACATCGGTAAAACTTCTTGCAGTTTTCACTGTCACCAACAAAACCACTCAAAGCACACTGGTTATTAACTATCTGACCAGGTCTCTCCGTGGTAGATTGGTTTCCTGAAGATCCACTTAATTGATTCATGCCACCAGTTGTTTGCTGAGATCCGGTTTGTTGGTTTTGATTCTGCTGGGATTGGCTTGAATTGGACTGGTCAGTACCCGCCTGTCCAGACTGGTTGCTGCCCACTTGCTGAGTTTGACCTGTTGATCCAGATTGCTGATTTTCTTGATTTGATTGTCCAGCAGTTCCAGTTTGCCAACTttgattgttattttgattttgaccGGAAGTAGTACCACCAGACCCAGTTTGCTGGTTTTGGTTTGAGATCGATCCGGTTTGTTGCGACTGACTTGAACTCGATGATCCTGCTACAGGAAAGTTTTCGATAATGGACTGGGGTAACATGACTCTCAGTGGGTAATAAAAGTGATTTTGAAACAGGTACAAACATGCCATGCCACATTGAAAGCTAGTGTAATTGTGGAATATAAAATCTGTTTAAGTGCTAAGCATAGTTGTGCAGTGTTCAACTGTGATATAACTAAAGGGTAAGCAAAACATGCATGTTCGGATATCGAATCCCATGACGCTGATACCATATTTTCATATGATTTTCTTGTACGTGTGGTCGTGGTTCCTATAGCAgtaagaaaaacatttgatCTTTAAAATCATTTCTAAAAATCTTCAACAACGAACAACACTAAACCAACCAAATTCAattgatatatgtatatttaattactaaattttttcataCCTCCTTGTGTCCCTATTTGAGAAGATCCCTGAGTACCACCCTGATTTTGAGGTAGAGCAGCATAACATCGTCCCTTCACATAATAAGAATAATTGCAAGTCTGTGCATCCTGATCCCAAACTGTATCCTTTCCACAATTAAACTCGTACTTAATATAACCTCCCTGACCATTTTCCACACATCTATAgaattttttgcagttttgaTTATCACCAACAAAACCACTAGATGTACATTGGTTATTGACTAACTGTCCAGGACTTTCGGTGCTTGGACCTAACTGTGGAGGCTGTTGTGTCGTTTGTCCAGGAGTTTGGATCTGGTTCCCTGAACCTTaaagatttcaattttcaaataaagaaatttagaCCTGAAGTGTAAGAATGTACCTCCTTCACTTGGAGGCAATCCAGGCTGAGCGACATAACATCTACCTGTCACAAGATAAGGATAATTGCATGATAACTCTAGCTGATCCCAAACCGTATTATTAGGGCATTTGAATtcatattttatcaattttcttctttcatcAGAGACACACCTGGAATATCGCGAATCAGTGAATAAGAAATCTAGCGCAAGAAATTATACGACCAACCTATAAAACTTCTTACAGTCTCTCTCATCATCAACAAATCCTTCTTTAACACAATCCCCACTTGAATTTATTGCACCAGGCTGCGCTTGGTACTGCCCTCCAGATTCAATTTGATTACTAGATTGACCACTTTGATGACTTGAAGAACCTTGGTTAGAGCCAGTGTTTGTTCCTGATTGGTTAAAAGCACTACCACTAGATTGATTGTTTTCAGAATTTGAACCAGTTTGGCTAGAAGAGGAACTGCCGTTCTGATTACCACCAGAAGTACCACTACTTGACCCAGGTTGATTAGAACCACTACTTTGATTGCTTCCAGAACTTGTTGAGCTTGATTGATTTGTTCCTGAAGAGCTTGATCCAGATTCGTTAGCATTACTGCCAGCTTGATTATTTCCAGATGATGATGAACCTGAACTACCTCCCTGACTACTTCCAGAATTTATTGAGCTTGACTGATTAGTACCACTCTGTGTTAATCCAGATTGACTAGAACTTGTAGAACTACTCTCGGTATTTCCAGATACTGAGGAACTTGTCCCAGACTGGTTATCATTTCCTTCGTGGTTAGTTCCAGATGACTGATTTGTACCAGAGGTTGAACTTGATTCAGACTGATTAGAACCGGAGCTGCTACTATTAGAACTCGAACCAGATTGACTTGAACTACTAGAATTATTGTTCCCAGAAGTAAAGGAGCTCGATTCAGAGCTACTTCCTTGACCACTTCCAGAACTTGATGAACTACCACTTTGACTAGATGTCTCTTGGCTTCCAGTCTGGCCTGAGAATGAACTTCCAGACTGCTGATTGTTACTAATGTCAGTAGTTTGTTGATTAGAAGTGGATGAACTTCCTTGCTGAGTCGAGGAGCTTCCAGATTGTTGATTACTGCTAGAACTCTCCTGACTAGAACTTGAGCCTCCAGATTGTTGATTGTTGTTATTACTAGAGCTTTGTTGGTTTGAGGTTCCACTAGATTGTTGATTATTATTGCTGCTAGAACTTTGTTGATTTGAAGATCCTCCAGTTTGTTGGTTATTATTGCTACTGGAGCTTTGTTGACTAGATGAAGTTCCGGATTGTTGTTGGTTAGTATTGCTGTTTGAGCTTTGTTGGTTGGACGTTGATGATGAGCTACTAATTTGCtggttattattattgctggGGCTTTGTTGATTGGATGACGATCCCCAGCCTGATTGTTGGTTATTATTAGACCCTTGTTGCTGGCCGCTTGATGAAGATTGCTGGTTATTGTCACTACTGGAACCTTGCTGAGTGGATGATTGCCAATTACCACTAGACTGACCAGAACCGGAGAATTGGTTGCTTGATCCTTGTTGACTAAACTGATCACCAGAACTACTTCCTAAAGATTGAAAACGGTGATACTTAACTTTGCAGGTAGTTGAAAGAATATATATCTATGTACATAAAAACTTAGCCTTCGAAGATTTCGTTTCCATCAAATATGCACTTGCCGATTTACAGCAAAGATTTATTTCTTACCTGAATTTTGACCCGAAGAAGACGTAGTACTGTTTTGATAACTAGAGCTACTGGAGGAACTAGTGGAAGAGCTAGAACTAGAAGAGGCTTGTGAGGTACTATTTGAAAAAGTGCTAGAACTATTTTGTGCGGAGGAATTAGAAGTGCTTTCTTGCCACGTGCCAATACTAGATTGCATGCTACTTTGTgcattttttagtaataactGACCACCATCTGCTTCTTGGGTGCAATCAATTCTCTGCACAGCCCACGGGTAGTTGCAGGTAATTGCTGATGGATCAAAAATAGTTC harbors:
- the LOC136416871 gene encoding hornerin-like isoform X1, yielding MQLMGVSLIGLLAVGCIFGEAAYDNDFRFFDYDYLLEPNVRNSRQVGQDNSYSCSSEGIFHDNANCRRFYRCVPNGNRGYIPYAFECSVGTVYDPTIAACNYPYASSREECGGNDVEPPRPIQTFSTTMEPIISSSSSYWSSSTSSFESSDASTVASAPNRCTSAGFRQDSVNCRKFYRCIDNGLQGYTQYEFTCAPGTIFDPSAITCNYPWAVQRIDCTQEADGAGSSSSSQSQQTGSISNQNQQTGSGGTTSGQNQNNNQSWQTGTAGQSNQENQQSGSTGQTQQVGSNQSGQAGTDQSNSSQSQQNQNQQTGSQQTTGGMNQLSGSSGNQSTTERPGQIVNNQCALSGFVGDSENCKKFYRCVENGQGGYIKYDFTCVDGTVWDDGLQTCNYAHSVRGRCYSAQTGITSPTGSNQGGTMQTQEGWNQQGSQQQTGSGSNHQQSGTQGGGSNSGTSQNQGGWNQQGSQQQTGSGSNQQQSGTQGGGSNSGTSQNQAGWNQQGSQHQTGSGSNQQQSGTQGGGSNSGTSQNQGEWNQQGSQQQTGPNQQQSGNQGGSSNAGTSQNQGGWNQQGSQQQTGSGSNQQQSGTQGSGSNSGTSQNQGGWNQQGSQQQTGSGSNQQQSGTQGSGSNSGTSQNQGGWNQQGPQQQTGPNQQPSGNQEGSLNSGTSQNQGGWNQQGSQQQTGSGSNQQQSGTTPGNQGSTTTGSTSQNQGGWNQQGAQQPTGGSTGSQGTTSITSPAGSATQGQLTNNLCSQEGFIGDNQNCQKFYRCVENGQGGYIKYEYLCGNGTVWNQSILSCNHAFLASGNCYQSASPDNIQPTQTGTSNQPSNPNQPTYPNGPSQATGPAQPNEPYQPETASQPTYPNKPSQPIGPSQPNLPSGPTQQPGSPTGQPTRPTTERPGQLINDLCASSGFVGDQRNCKKFYRCVDNGRGGFTKYDYNCGDATVWDQDTQTCNYPYAVRGSCYSAQPGIVNPGQEESRPSGPSQPSNFNQPTTPNPTNVSNQTSGPQQPTGITQEPDPNQSRPNEPYPNQPSGTGTSSVTQPTGQNTSSVDRPCNCKNQTNTEQVYPGEIVNNQCVKEGYVEDEKNCAKFYRCVNSGQVLTKYEYTCGTGTVWDQSIFSCNHPSAVGGRCSQMSPQAPEGPGSIDQLPPALNETSPTSSGSCTQDGYLGHEQNCSKFYRCVANGRGGYIQHEFSCGPGTVWDQQRLTCNHPWEVEGVCRSQEPSLVGTTLPGSEITTTTTGYPIKEESSGTARPTASWSTSTPLSETESTTEVADSGTTTTLITESTETDHTSPVTVESTTADQSFTERESTTISTENSSVPESSTLSVVESSSLRPEQTTQITEEINTLSTTTLGPYETTLNTESSTLVPEQTTLTQLATVEPNSELNTVENTELPDATLESTTLSVVASSSLQPEQTTQTTEEINILSTTTFGPHETTLNTESSTMVPEQTTFTQLPTAEPNSEPNTPSTVENTELPDTTLVSSTTTFTPFTMQTVEPSNQTEHEVVSTEQNTDSTSIDIGTEQSTFDNTESTTGFSTTTGGNATHMAECPIGQLEGDQIALVCPTGFRRHPKYCNLFYQCTSSDGQQDFKILVLSCPQGTIFDDKKIQCLAEGETVQTCTGQIAQSSLYRMLDINALPPVHVPTKRSLCPYEGSHEIEPTECSEQFLKCQRNHRKMEGFLYQCPEGFAYWQITRQCERTAKLLHCAGYKMERSKWQIPIETTNVSYRRRKELSLPL
- the LOC136416871 gene encoding hornerin-like isoform X6; the protein is MQLMGVSLIGLLAVGCIFGEAAYDNDFRFFDYDYLLEPNVRNSRQVGQDNSYSCSSEGIFHDNANCRRFYRCVPNGNRGYIPYAFECSVGTVYDPTIAACNYPYASSREECGGNDVEPPRPIQTFSTTMEPIISSSSSYWSSSTSSFESSDASTVASAPNRCTSAGFRQDSVNCRKFYRCIDNGLQGYTQYEFTCAPGTIFDPSAITCNYPWAVQRIDCTQEADGAGSSSSSQSQQTGSISNQNQQTGSGGTTSGQNQNNNQSWQTGTAGQSNQENQQSGSTGQTQQVGSNQSGQAGTDQSNSSQSQQNQNQQTGSQQTTGGMNQLSGSSGNQSTTERPGQIVNNQCALSGFVGDSENCKKFYRCVENGQGGYIKYDFTCVDGTVWDDGLQTCNYAHSVRGRCYSAQTGITSPTGSNQGGTMQTQEGWNQQGSQQQTGSGSNHQQSGTQGGGSNSGTSQNQGGWNQQGSQQQTGSGSNQQQSGTQGGGSNSGTSQNQAGWNQQGSQHQTGSGSNQQQSGTQGGGSNSGTSQNQGEWNQQGSQQQTGPNQQQSGNQGGSSNAGTSQNQGGWNQQGSQQQTGSGSNQQQSGTQGSGSNSGTSQNQGGWNQQGPQQQTGPNQQPSGNQEGSLNSGTSQNQGGWNQQGSQQQTGSGSNQQQSGTTPGNQGSTTTGSTSQNQGGWNQQGAQQPTGGSTGSQGTTSITSPAGSATQGQLTNNLCSQEGFIGDNQNCQKFYRCVENGQGGYIKYEYLCGNGTVWNQSILSCNHAFLASGNCYQSASPDNIQPTQTGTSNQPSNPNQPTYPNGPSQATGPAQPNEPYQPETASQPTYPNKPSQPIGPSQPNLPSGPTQQPGSPTGQPTRPTTERPGQLINDLCASSGFVGDQRNCKKFYRCVDNGRGGFTKYDYNCGDATVWDQDTQTCNYPYAVRGSCYSAQPGIVNPGQEESRPSGPSQPSNFNQPTTPNPTNVSNQTSGPQQPTGITQEPDPNQSRPNEPYPNQPSGTGTSSVTQPTGQNTSSVDRPCNCKNQTNTEQVYPGEIVNNQCVKEGYVEDEKNCAKFYRCVNSGQVLTKYEYTCGTGTVWDQSIFSCNHPSAVGGRCSQMSPQAPEGPGSIDQLPPALNETSPTSSGSCTQDGYLGHEQNCSKFYRCVANGRGGYIQHEFSCGPGTVWDQQRLTCNHPWEVEGVCRSQEPSLVGTTLPGSEITTTTTGYPIKEESSGTARPTASWSTSTPLSETESTTEVADSGTTTTLITESTETDHTSPVTVESTTADQSFTERESTTISTENSSVPESSTLSVVESSSLRPEQTTQITEEINTLSTTTLGPYETTLNTESSTLVPEQTTLTQLATVEPNSELNTVENTELPDATLESTTLSVVASSSLQPEQTTQTTEEINILSTTTFGPHETTLNTESSTMVPEQTTFTQLPTAEPNSEPNTPSTVENTELPDTTLVSSTTTFTPFTMQTVEPSNQTEHEVVSTEQNTDSTSIDIGTEQSTFDNTESTTGFSTTTGGNATHMAECPIGQLEGDQIALVCPTGFRRHPKYCNLFYQCTSSDGQQDFKILVLSCPQGTIFDDKKIQCLAEGETVQTCTGQIAQSSLYRMLDINALPPVHVPTKRSLCPYEGSHEIEPTECSEQFLKCQRNHRKMEGFLYQCPEGFAYWQITRQCERTAKLLHCAGYKMERSKWQIPIETTNVSYRRRKELSLPL
- the LOC136416871 gene encoding hornerin-like isoform X3, with product MQLMGVSLIGLLAVGCIFGEAAYDNDFRFFDYDYLLEPNVRNSRQVGQDNSYSCSSEGIFHDNANCRRFYRCVPNGNRGYIPYAFECSVGTVYDPTIAACNYPYASSREECGGNDVEPPRPIQTFSTTMEPIISSSSSYWSSSTSSFESSDASTVASAPNRCTSAGFRQDSVNCRKFYRCIDNGLQGYTQYEFTCAPGTIFDPSAITCNYPWAVQRIDCTQEADGAGSSSSSQSQQTGSISNQNQQTGSGGTTSGQNQNNNQSWQTGTAGQSNQENQQSGSTGQTQQVGSNQSGQAGTDQSNSSQSQQNQNQQTGSQQTTGGMNQLSGSSGNQSTTERPGQIVNNQCALSGFVGDSENCKKFYRCVENGQGGYIKYDFTCVDGTVWDDGLQTCNYAHSVRGRCYSAQTGITSPTGSNQGGTMQTQEGWNQQGSQQQTGSGSNHQQSGTQGGGSNSGTSQNQGGWNQQGSQQQTGSGSNQQQSGTQGGGSNSGTSQNQAGWNQQGSQHQTGSGSNQQQSGTQGGGSNSGTSQNQGEWNQQGSQQQTGPNQQQSGNQGGSSNAGTSQNQGGWNQQGSQQQTGSGSNQQQSGTQGSGSNSGTSQNQGGWNQQGSQQQTGSGSNQQQSGTQGSGSNSGTSQNQGGWNQQGSQQQTGSGSNQQQSGTTPGNQGSTTTGSTSQNQGGWNQQGAQQPTGGSTGSQGTTSITSPAGSATQGQLTNNLCSQEGFIGDNQNCQKFYRCVENGQGGYIKYEYLCGNGTVWNQSILSCNHAFLASGNCYQSASPDNIQPTQTGTSNQPSNPNQPTYPNGPSQATGPAQPNEPYQPETASQPTYPNKPSQPIGPSQPNLPSGPTQQPGSPTGQPTRPTTERPGQLINDLCASSGFVGDQRNCKKFYRCVDNGRGGFTKYDYNCGDATVWDQDTQTCNYPYAVRGSCYSAQPGIVNPGQEESRPSGPSQPSNFNQPTTPNPTNVSNQTSGPQQPTGITQEPDPNQSRPNEPYPNQPSGTGTSSVTQPTGQNTSSVDRPCNCKNQTNTEQVYPGEIVNNQCVKEGYVEDEKNCAKFYRCVNSGQVLTKYEYTCGTGTVWDQSIFSCNHPSAVGGRCSQMSPQAPEGPGSIDQLPPALNETSPTSSGSCTQDGYLGHEQNCSKFYRCVANGRGGYIQHEFSCGPGTVWDQQRLTCNHPWEVEGVCRSQEPSLVGTTLPGSEITTTTTGYPIKEESSGTARPTASWSTSTPLSETESTTEVADSGTTTTLITESTETDHTSPVTVESTTADQSFTERESTTISTENSSVPESSTLSVVESSSLRPEQTTQITEEINTLSTTTLGPYETTLNTESSTLVPEQTTLTQLATVEPNSELNTVENTELPDATLESTTLSVVASSSLQPEQTTQTTEEINILSTTTFGPHETTLNTESSTMVPEQTTFTQLPTAEPNSEPNTPSTVENTELPDTTLVSSTTTFTPFTMQTVEPSNQTEHEVVSTEQNTDSTSIDIGTEQSTFDNTESTTGFSTTTGGNATHMAECPIGQLEGDQIALVCPTGFRRHPKYCNLFYQCTSSDGQQDFKILVLSCPQGTIFDDKKIQCLAEGETVQTCTGQIAQSSLYRMLDINALPPVHVPTKRSLCPYEGSHEIEPTECSEQFLKCQRNHRKMEGFLYQCPEGFAYWQITRQCERTAKLLHCAGYKMERSKWQIPIETTNVSYRRRKELSLPL